The following are from one region of the Bos mutus isolate GX-2022 chromosome 18, NWIPB_WYAK_1.1, whole genome shotgun sequence genome:
- the EXOSC6 gene encoding exosome complex component MTR3 — MPGDHRRIRGPEESQPPQLYAAGEGEEPAPRDPARLRPVYARAGLLSQAKGSAYLEAGGTKVLCAVSGPRPAEGGERGGGPAGAGGEAPAALRGRLLCDFRRAPFSGRRRRAPPGGGEERELALALQEALEPAVRLGRYPRAQLEVSALLLEDGGSALAAALTAAALALADAGVEMYDLVVGCGLSRAPAPAPAWLLDPTLLEEERAAAGLTVALMPVLNQVAGVLGSGEGGPTESWAEAVRLGLEGCQRLYPVLQQCLVRAARRRGAAAPL; from the coding sequence ATGCCCGGGGACCACCGGCGCATCCGCGGGCCCGAGGAGTCGCAGCCGCCGCAGCTGTACGCGGCCGGCGAGGGCGAGGAGCCGGCCCCTCGCGACCCAGCGCGGCTGCGGCCGGTGTACGCGCGCGCCGGGCTGCTGAGCCAGGCCAAGGGCTCAGCCTACCTGGAGGCGGGCGGCACCAAGGTGCTGTGCGCCGTGTCCGGCCCGCGCCCGGCGGAGGGCGGCGAGCGCGGCGGCGGCCCGGCCGGGGCGGGCGGCGAGGCCCCCGCGGCGCTGCGCGGCCGCCTGCTCTGCGACTTCCGCCGCGCGCCCTTCTCGGGCCGCCGGCGCCGCGCCCCACCGGGCGGCGGCGAGGAGCGCGAGCTGGCGCTGGCGCTGCAGGAAGCGCTCGAGCCGGCCGTGCGTCTGGGCCGCTACCCGCGCGCGCAGCTGGAGGTGTCGGCGCTGCTGCTGGAGGACGGCGGCTCGGCGCTGGCTGCCGCGCTCACGGCCGCCGCGCTCGCTCTGGCCGACGCGGGCGTCGAGATGTACGACCTGGTGGTGGGCTGTGGCCTGAGCCGCGCGCCGGCGCCCGCGCCCGCCTGGCTGCTGGACCCCACGCTGCTGGAGGAGGAGCGCGCCGCCGCCGGCCTCACCGTGGCGCTCATGCCGGTGCTCAACCAGGTGGCCGGGGTGCTGGGCAGCGGGGAGGGCGGCCCGACCGAGAGCTGGGCGGAGGCCGTGCGCCTGGGGCTCGAGGGCTGCCAGCGCCTCTACCCCGTTCTTCAGCAGTGCTTGGTGCGGGCCGCCCGCCGGAGGGGTGCCGCCGCGCCCCTCTGA